In Streptomyces sp. NBC_00483, a single window of DNA contains:
- a CDS encoding YceI family protein has protein sequence MGLSARIRTRDGWALPHAVVTVTDMTGSQVLRAEADDEGGVHDPAALAPGPYTVIVTAVGYAPAASTAMVTASGRADVGSIVLHRQGGAELPPPGPWMVDPAHSSVAATAQHLGITSVHGRFTDFTARIDIAQDVEKSRVEAVIRSASIDTGNGMRDGHLKSPDFLDVETYPEITYQSTGIEPAGTDRWTVHGQLSLHGVAREVDLDLSYLGTGADPWGGTRAAFKATAELKREDFAMNYNQVVQAGIAAIGATLKVELDIQAVQGDALPQM, from the coding sequence ATGGGACTGAGCGCGCGGATCCGCACGCGGGACGGGTGGGCCCTGCCGCACGCCGTCGTCACGGTGACCGACATGACGGGATCGCAGGTGCTGCGGGCCGAGGCCGATGACGAGGGCGGCGTGCACGACCCGGCCGCGCTCGCGCCCGGTCCCTACACGGTGATCGTGACCGCCGTCGGCTACGCCCCCGCCGCCTCCACCGCGATGGTGACGGCGAGCGGTCGGGCCGACGTGGGCAGCATCGTGCTGCACCGGCAGGGCGGGGCCGAGCTGCCGCCGCCCGGGCCGTGGATGGTCGACCCGGCGCACTCCTCGGTCGCCGCGACGGCGCAGCACCTCGGGATCACGTCCGTGCACGGGCGGTTCACCGATTTCACGGCGCGCATCGACATAGCGCAGGACGTCGAGAAGTCGCGGGTCGAGGCCGTCATCAGGTCGGCGTCCATCGACACCGGCAACGGCATGCGCGACGGCCACCTGAAGTCCCCGGACTTCCTGGACGTCGAGACGTACCCGGAGATCACCTACCAGTCGACCGGCATCGAGCCCGCGGGCACCGACCGCTGGACCGTGCACGGCCAGCTGAGCCTGCACGGCGTGGCACGCGAGGTCGACCTCGACCTCAGCTACCTCGGCACCGGCGCCGACCCGTGGGGCGGCACCCGTGCCGCGTTCAAGGCGACGGCCGAACTGAAGCGCGAGGACTTCGCGATGAACTACAACCAGGTCGTGCAGGCCGGCATCGCCGCGATCGGCGCGACGCTGAAGGTCGAGCTCGACATCCAGGCCGTACAGGGCGACGCGCTGCCGCAGATGTGA